A genomic region of Dreissena polymorpha isolate Duluth1 chromosome 4, UMN_Dpol_1.0, whole genome shotgun sequence contains the following coding sequences:
- the LOC127878737 gene encoding uncharacterized protein LOC127878737 has product MNKKELSAVRNVTPVILDNLDVKHIIPYLIQNGLVSQSTTEELLELNETRRSKCKRFLNYILSVDSKCTFEDLLSALRFKNVHSFIADQLQHAFETTVDIITDKPEQNEGVHSTTLIDEKRCNEMLTKNVPRIPISSRKSLCAVSVMLKRLSHNAEFDKLHEIANTIKRAYYTNRMKNNVQVTGKMCLADMHFVSLEALLSLRREKYIDSEDPSDFFKEMIELIPFTKDPKISSMVYLARHIRFPFLFSKKITIPELFFFCRRGSALAMDTQNAHALDDGLSYLQFAKEHAEDILPGKDTGMVYYIETNLLFEKYETNPSNEMKSKLLNTIQIAISQFAEESEDVQRDFKRQLMIKMAYCYLGLGLFGKRIDNVAVEGCDITKAKNVIDFIETEIWHGIEKRRQMLFFHVKAEYYRQIDNVAQSRMYARKANRLAEKYNWTKELPNISSLLNRLGSHAKQTEATEGDIYKMLEDVISGEISNKISVQTNTDNK; this is encoded by the exons atgaataaaaaagaacTATCGGCAGTTCGGAATGTAACTCCAGTTATATTAGATAATCTGGATGTAAAACATATCATTCCTTATCTGATACAGAATGGATTAGTGAGTCAGAGTACCACAGAAGAATTGTTGGAACTGAATGAGACAAGACGGTCTAAATGTAAGAGGTTTCTGAATTACATTTTATCAGTTGACAGCAAGTGTACATTTGAAGATCTTCTTAGTGCTTTGAGGTTTAAAAATGTGCATAGTTTTATTGCAGATCAGTTACAGCATGCTTTTGAAACAACTGTGGATATTATTACTGATAAACCAGAACAAAACGAGGGTGTACATTCAACAACACTGATAGATGAGAAGCGATGCAATGAAATGCTAACTAAAAACGTTCCTCGGATCCCAATATCATCAAGAAAGAGCCTATGTGCTGTTTCAGTAATGCTAAAACGATTAAGCCATAATGCGGAGTTTGACAAATTACATGAGATAGCGAACACTATAAAAAGAGCATATTACACAAACCGAATGAAAAATAATGTACAAGTAACTGGCAAAATGTGTTTAGCCGACATGCATTTTGTGTCTTTGGAGGCATTACTTAGCCTGAGACGTGAGAAGTATATTGACTCTGAAGATCCAAGTGACTTTTTCAAAGAAATGATAGAGTTGATACCATTTACAAAAGATCCGAAAATAAGTAGCATGGTATACTTAGCAAGGCATA TTCGGTTTCCGTTTctgttttcaaagaaaataacGATACCCGAATTATTTTTCTTTTGCAGGCGCGGTTCAGCTTTGGCGATGGATACCCAAAACGCTCATGCACTTGACGATGGTTTGTCATACTTGCAATTCGCAAAGGAACATGCCGAAGACATTTTACCTGGTAAAGACACGGGCATGGTGTATTACATAGAGACAAATCTACTTTTCGAGAAATACGAAACCAATCCTTCTAACGAAATGAAAAGTAAACTTTTGAATACCATTCAAATAGCTATAAGTCAGTTTGCTGAGGAAAGCGAAGATGTACAGCGTGATTTTAAGAGACAGCTCATGATTAAAATGGCGTATTGTTACCTGGGATTAGGGCTATTTGGAAAAAGAATCGACAATGTTGCAGTAGAGGGCTGTGATATCACGAAAGCAAAGAATGTTATCGATTTTATTGAAACGGAAATATGGCATGGAATAGAAAAGCGGCGACAGATGTTGTTTTTTCACGTGAAAGCAGAATATTATCGACAAATCGATAATGTTGCCCAATCCCGTATGTATGCCCGAAAGGCCAACCGCCTGGCAGAAAAATATAACTGGACGAAGGAATTGCCGAACATTTCCTCTTTGTTGAACAGACTTGGTTCGCATGCCAAG